A segment of the Hemicordylus capensis ecotype Gifberg chromosome 6, rHemCap1.1.pri, whole genome shotgun sequence genome:
GCTCTTGTTGAGCATGTGCAACAAAGATAGCAAAACAAGATGTGGGCATTTTATAGCAGAAGGCGCACCACAGGTTGTGCGCCTTATTGTGCTAGTgccacactagtctggaatgcaagctcccaatgTGAACTCAAAAAatccttgtgctagcacaacatatTTGTGTAAGTACAGTGTTCATCTGGTAATCAGCCACCAGCTCCTGGGCTCACTCTGCTTATTATCTGGCCTCCACTAGAAGCCATGATTCTGGCTCAGACTCCAGTGGGTTTGGAAAGAATCTGCCCATCCCTGTTGCCAGTTTGCAAAGAATAAGTTCTTAAATAAAGGAAAGGACCTTCTGATAGCAGTGTATTGTTGCCTTATTATTGGTTGTGTctgatacaggtatgtgtcttgggttgtccagagacAGGGCAATGTGGGGAGTGTGATTAtgcagggagtgtgactctgggGTGACCATTCCAGTGGTGGTTGGGAATTGATGAAAATATGgcattggtaggtcagcaggccattacaagggaaggcaaatcagaaacttaatagctgtttccccttccagctggcctatcagttctttgaacttggggagcagtgccaatctccCACACAGCACTTTGTAATCCTCATCTTGCTGCTTTGTAattccaggtcagtccaaaacaaaccggagatcatccatgattttattatgaatgaaggagctgacctgctatgtgttacggagacctggttggggaaaGCTAGTGGTCcattctggtcccagcttctctcagaaggatactctgtggtggaacaggtgagaggatctggttgtggagttggtgtggctgtggtctaaaAGGACACTGTCTCTCTTACTAGGAACCCTATCAGGCAATTGGCCAATATCGAGTGTCtgtattaggcttgtgcatttcatttCGGCAAAAAAAGTTTTGTGTCCGAAAATGGCATTTTTGGACACTTtgtatacaaattgaaatgaaaaaattaaaaacaattttttttgtatacaaatcgaaatgatGGTATTTTGGAGCcaaagttttgttttgctttattttgttcTTCGGAGCTTTGGTCTCCTGACTGCAGCaactagggaggcagtgagtgtctgtcaagaagagattagcagaagataagatatgcaaaaagcaggcacagcatCCCTGATGAAGttcatttccttggaatgtgttctattgtgatgcaattatgtgctaagaaattctgattgccagctctaaaaaacaatgccctgtttccactctgtctgggctgattgctttgagggtggaggggggagtttgtttcaattcattaacaagttactctcttgcttctgcctttctggctgccttattcaagagaggcagagaaagaactatttttgcattgcatgtctaaactcaagtttccatgatgccatgcttgccttgctacctgcctgagcccagcatactgctccctatttagttaccgtgtatatgtatatagtatataatgcaattcaaatgcctgcctgcctgcctaggatagttcattgttctgctgcctctgtgtgatcttgctttggaaaccggttctttgtaaagctctgctattgttgttgatgtgttgaaaaaaagtctgtggatgagaactgcttgcttggtaGAGGAGGAGAGTAGGGCACACTTGATGCTGTAGTTTGTTAGCTGtagtttgctgcagcagtggagcgtgggcttgggggttgcagcagtggagtgtgggcttggggagTGAGGggttgttgaagtttgtgtgtcttttgggcagatttgggggcagaaaagggtctgctggggcagtacagtgggttgggtggaagtgccccaaggggtgcctgccacaacccagactcccatgaaattggcctaagggctgctttttaaagaaattgtCAAAGTGTCTTTggtgcagatttggggcagaattgggtctgctggggcagaacagtgggttgggtagaAGTACCCCAAAGGGTACCTGCCACAaaccagactcccatggaattggcctaagggctgatttttaagtgtgtgtctttggggcagatttggggcagaaagaggtctgctggggcaaaacagtgggttgggaggaCATGCACCAAGggatgcctgccaccacccagatttcaaaggaattaatcaaagggttgattttttgtgatttggggaattttgagtatagcttcacgtcagggggactggggtggcccagagcagggtggggtgggtggtattgTCCAatggtggcaaggaagctaccacatttttttttcagatgaattgggcaaaggcaaagtctgatttttggtgatttgttgaagtttacacgtctttaagattttccccataaggaataatggtggtttcagcagccccataactgagCTTGGCGGGCAATGGTGTGATGCTGAGCGagcggtggtgtagtgcacagagggtggcaaccacccccctggattgctaacccattggggtactgggcttggttgtttctgaggtgttgagtttagattctctggtagcaaatgagatttttaatgaaaaaccatcaatccactctcaaatgctaccagagaatctactctcagaacacctctaggacaacagaaccctgtacttcatgggttggcaacccatgtgggtggttgggaccctatgtgcactacaccaccacttgatttgggccaccccagtgcccttcaagtggagttatgagactgcagaaacctccattataccctatgaggaaaatctgaaagacgcgtaacttcattaattctttaaaaatcagccctttgccaaattcctctgaaaaaaattgtggtagcttccttgtaccaactgggcactaccaccaaccacactgtactctgggccacccctcccccccccctccgcacatgaaactatacttttcctgaaacctccatcataccctataggggaaatctgaaagacatgcaaacttccaaaattcatcaaaaatcagccatttgcccaattcctttgaaattttttggtagcttccactcattgggcactataacacccacccactcttttgaccatgtgacctattttttaatctgaattaattcggattcagattcatattaattcggatacaaaacaaaactggggtgattcggaaggcttaattttagacaaaatacaaaatggggttgattcagatttggtacaaattgaaacaggaaaaaatacaaaacacgcaaccctagtctgtacctaagcctagggaccaaagATAGATTGGGACTAGAGCTGGTGTACAGATTACCCCATTGTTCAATggagtctctaactgagctgacagacctggttgcagaATTGGCACTGGAGTCAGCCAgattgttggtggtgggggacttcaatgtttcaGTATGAGACTGGGttgtcaggatcagctcaggagttcatagcgagaatgagaatgagaatgaaaATGAGAATGAGAATTAGAATGTGCCTATCCtaggtggtctctggaccgatgaaTGCTGCTGAACACACACTTGATTtgttgtttcctttttttaaaaggacccttaagacacatttgtttctcaggcttttaattaaaataaattttaacttgttttcatcctgtgaaattattttgtttcactctgtgaatggtttttaattgtttttattctgtgaaagtgttttaactgttggtttttatttttatattgtaatttggattgtgtacactgcttagagatgtatatatcaggcagtatataactatgacacacacacacacacacacacacacacacacacacacacacacaaatatgagtTCCCTGGATTTCAGATCTGATTGTGAGGAAAGAAATTGAATAGTCTATTTGTTTTGATTAACTGAAATATTTTATTAACAAgaaattctggtaagaactaatccacctcagaggcgtaacgataggggggcaggggggcacgtgccccaggtgccatctttgtgggtcacgtggggggcaccaccatgacccccgccgatcccccaaaaaacttttttaaatttttttttaaatttcagcagtcaagggagtgcatcggtgcccctcccccacgagcggccCCTTCTGCGCCCGCCCCCCCATGGCTTGGCGCCGTGGCAGCAGCCCGGCGGGCGCCTAGTTTCCTGCTGCTTGCCTTGCTTCGACCACAGTCCCGGAACTTCACCAATCGCCAGCCAGAAAgtcagaaagaggccctctagtggcttgccgtGTCTTTAGTCAGGCACACACGTCCGTCCTCCTGAGTCCCAGCTCGGCTCGCCTTCTGCACGTGAGTTGCTGGGGCTGCAGGCATGCGCAGGCAGGAGGACACACGGACACTCATTACAGACAGCGTCGTGCTGTAATTTTCTGATTGAAGATTGCTCCAGCAGCTACTTAAAAAAGAACAAGTGTGATGATGCTGGCCGCCGTCTCACACACTGCCTGGCAtgttgctctagagcagggtgGCACAGATCCCCTCTTGGGCCCTTCCAGTGAATCCTGCAGGTGAGCCCGGAAGCGGAGGGGCAAAGGACCTTCGGGGCCTTCCTCCCAATAGTCACCTGCGCAGCAGCGCTGCCAAGAGGGGCGGACCCTCGTTGGCTTCGGGAGCCTCGTCGCTCCAGCAAAGGCCCAAGAACGAGGCGAGCTGGCTTGTAGAAGGGAGGATTTGACCACTAGAGCTTTATATCTGGCCAGCTGGGTGCCTTTGCAGCTCCTCCTCTCGGAGGGCCCTGTTAACAGCAGCCGGGCTTCTTCCACCACGGGCGAGACTCTCGTATTAGCGTAGAAAACGCTGCTGACGTGTTGGCCCTGAGGCTGAGTTACTCTTACAGAGACAGTGGTGAGGATGTGGAAACATCTCTTCCAGGCGGCAATGTCCCTTTCTTGCTCCTGtgccctctcccccttccctccacacAGTCGCTCCTCCTGTGTGCTCACGCTCCTTCCCTCTGTCAGGCACTAAAGGTGCAGAGCTTTTTGGAGTGGGGACTCAACCCCATCTTCACAACCCAGCCAAGTCCCTGCTACTTGGATGTAGTTTATTTTACTAGCAATAATGCTGGGAGCTGTGGGACGCAATTTGGGCAAATGTGCTTTCCCTTCAGGGTGGGaaattggctggctggctgattcCCATTAGCCTTAGCCACCCGCTCTCCATCATTTATTGCTGGCAGGAAGAGTTCCTTCTCGTTGTCTGGTGTCTGCTTAGACTCCTAATTGTGGCTTGACAATGCTCACAGAGAGGTGTCTAGGATTAGTGTACTCTGGCTGGTACCTCTGGGCATCCTTGTTCCTGTCCTTTTGGAAAGGTGAGTTTTGGATTTTCCTGATTATAATGTTTGTTCTTAGGAGGAGCTCTCCTGATTTCCCTAGAGATATGCATCTAGAAACTTTTCCAGGGGCTGTTGTTTGTGTTCAGAGAAATCAAGGGGCTGCATGAAATGGGTGGAAATGGGACCAAACAGAGGGTTGTTTTATAAATTGTAAATAATAGActtctaactttttttttaaccctgaagAAAAAACCAGTGTGATtaaaacaacagaacaaaaaataaaataaaataaaaaagtgctAGAGTTCATGTGTTGTGTTTTGCTCTGACAACTTCCCCTGTGAATCAAAATACCATATTCTGGTAATAGAAAGGAGGGGAAATAATGGGTACAAATATGCAGTGctggattctttaaaaaaaaaaaaaaggatgtaCACTTATATTCTCAGATATGACAAGATAGGTAGGAGAGCTTTAAGAGGACTCATAGCTTATTGAACATGACATGTATAGATGAGGGAGATTAACTATTTCTGTTTCAATAGTTTTCCTGTTACCCTTTCATTTTGATAAGACAAGGTCTTAAGTCAGAGATGGAATCATGATTTTTTAAGAAAGAGTATTAACTAAAATGAGACAAGAAGCCTGGCTCACTCTGTAGTTAAGGTATAGTGCCTGGTTTTAATCTGGAATATTCCTGTTATGTCAACTGGACTAAATAAATTTAGATCCAAATATTTCAGCTTAGTGCTAGGTGGTGGATCAAGCAAGACACAATTCATTatataagaaatataaaaatgAACCTATATAGATAACCCAATGATTTACAATAAAATATGAAATTGTACAGGATTGGTGCAAttgaataatatatatttttagtctTAAAAACTATCCTATAACTATTGGGATCCATTCAAGAGTTGGGGTGAAATCCTTGTACTtggaaacctaagtgtaatgtgggatgtatcatcattcattgcatcataattctggtgtttgagatagaagccaacttcacagggttgttgtgaggaaaaacctaagtgcaatgtaggatgtatcatcattcattgcatcataattctggtgtttgagatagaagccaacttcacagggttgttgtgaggaaaaacctaagtgtaatgtaggatgtatcatcattcattgcaccataattctggtgtttgagatagaagccaacttcacagggttgttgtgaggaaaaacctaagtgcaatgtaggatgtatcatcattcattgcatcataattctggtgtttgagatagaagccaacttcacagggttgttgtgaggaaaaacctaagtgcaatgtaggatgtatcatcattcattgcatcataattctggtgtttgagatagaagccaacttcacagggttgttgtgaggaaaaacctatgtgcaatgtaggatgtatcatcattcattgcatcataattctggtgtttgagatagaagccaacttcacagggttgttgtgaggaaaaacctaagtgcaaTGTAGggtgtatcatcattcattgcatcataattctggtgtttgagatagaagccaacttcacagggttgttgtgaggaaaacctaAGTGcaatgtaggatgtatcatcattcattgcatcataattctggtgtttgagatagaagccaacttcacagggttgttgtgaggaaaaacctatgtgcaatgtaggatgtatcatcattcattgcatcataattctggtgtttgagattgaagccaacttcacagggttgttgtgaggaaaaacctaagtgcaatgtaggatgtatcatcattcattgcatcataattctggtgtttgagatagaagccaacttcacagggttgttgtgaggaaaaacctaagtgtaatgtgggatgtttcatcattgcatcataattctgatgtttgagatacaagccaacttcacagggttgttgtgaggaaaaacctaagtgtaatgtgggatgtatcatcagaTGTACGTTGGGGGGGGCAGCGgtggggcgcggtgggggggcatttcagtgcttgccccgggtgccgttttccctagttacgcctctgatccaccttctttcctttcactataattttaattgataattaatcTTCAAATTCATGCACACCACATGAAATATGCAGGGTACAGTCAAATAGTAGTTGCCATAGCCTCATCTGTAAGAAGAGGGTGCATCATGCATAGGTGGAGAATGACATGACATAATGATGTCATAAAACAAGCTACTGAAATGTCCCTATGGGATAGTACAACTGTACTAACTTTGATCCaagttggtccaggcattgcaaagctaTTAGTGGGGAAGACacacagccgccatcttgaaatgggttgTGGAATTCTTTTATGGGATATCAAGGTTCAATGTCCTCTATAATCTTAACATATATACCAACTTTGGTACAAATCAAACTTTAAACCAAATTTTAAAAGATCTTTAAAGACACAATTATTCACCCAAGGTTTTTAACTtaaattatggttttaaattgttttaatttgtggttagatttgttttatgttgtagtccacccagagatgcatgttttgtgacagtataaaaatatgatatatcaacagatagacagacagatagaagttaggtgattcacaagttagcccacttccacctcaaatgttcacacagccagcttcttgagttgtggtgggtggcatcatcacaaaAAAATGCCATTGAggtaccaaatgtggttcaaattggtccaggcattgcaaagttgttagcgAGGGGCAGGGAACACATATACGGAGACAGACACAGGTGCACACATGGACAGCAAGGCAATCTCATGAGGCTACTTTCCAagaggaaagtaagctaaaaacacACTGTTGAAATGTCCCTATAGGGCACTGTAACTATACTAAATCTtatccaaattggtccaggcatagCAAAGTTGTTGGGGGAGAAGACatacagctgccatcttgaaaagtGTTCTGGTATTCATTGATGGGATATCAAGGTTTAATGTCCTCTCTAATCTTAACATGTATACCACGTTTTGTGCAAGttggttaggctgttcacaagttagcgcaGTTCCACCTCAAAGGTTCATGCATGTGCATCTTGAATTAAGGTAGATTAGGTCATCACAaaatacaccactgaggtgtccttatgtggcattgcaactgtaccaaatttggtacaaattggtcGAGGCATCACAAAGATGTTAGTGACATACAGAGAGAgtcaaacagacagacagaaaacAGCAAGGTGATATCATAAGGCTACTTTCCATGtggaaatcatttatttatttatttgtttatttatttatttatttatttatttacacagtcagacaagtgttattgactggtttgttttatccagacatcgagtctttcccaaggacctgggatggctgaattttattgtcaatgttgttgctgttgttatacatatcgtcgcagaatataggttgttcccagtaaagttgctttttgtaattggctgatggtgatttattattattattattattaacagcaacaacagcaacaacagcaactgTCAGTCACCAGAGGACATTCTAACAAAGTGTTTGCATAAGAAAGTTGCACTAGCTCAAGAAGATCACATCATTGGACAAAAAATGCACTCTTGTGCTATAGTGCTCTTGCTGAAAGGTTTCCTTTAAAACAGCTGAGGCACATCATGGTAGTCCAACACTAGTGTGGGATGCAGTCACTAGACTTAACACAAGTAGCTAttgcaacagctttgcactagcacACCATCCTTATGCAaatacttcattagtcaggatgtcagccagtatttgctGATGATATTAAGGATTTATATTTTTTGCCTTCCATAGTATTAATATTTTGCAATAGCTCTCCAATCCACAAAGGCATACATCTAACTACAACTGTACAAAGGCATACATCTAACTACAACTTTATCCcactcccatctttcttccaCGGAACTCAGAGTGCCATGCATGGTCCaactcattttatcctcacagttcTTTGAGGTTGGTGGTAGTGAATGACAGTGACTGGTCAATGTTATCTAGTCAGTTTCATAGCTACATAGAGACTGGAATTTTGGTCTTACTGATGTGTCAACAATGCTAGCTTCTAAATAACTTAGTTctctcccactgaactcagtggattTTAAATATGCTTAATGTTTTGAATTGTGCCCTAAGTTTTATGTTCATTTCTTTAAAATGCCTATGCTTTTCTTGAGAACACTCCTCAGGGAATTCTTCACTTTTTCATTCCTAAGACTATATATAAAAGGGTTTAGCATAGGAGTCACCATTGTGTTCAATACAGTTCCCATTTTGTTGAAATCTAGAACATTCCCTTTGCTGGGACGGACATAAATGAAAATGGAGCTTCCATAATACAGTGTGACCACTGTGATGTGAGATACGCAGGTTGAAAATGCCTTCTGCCGACCTTGTGCTGTTGGTAATTGCAGGACAGCACAAATAATGTAGATGTAGGACACAACTGTTATAAGAAGTGAGCCCAGGAGTAGTATACAAGATGTCCCAAAGTCAACTTGCTCAGCCAGTGATGTGTCAGCACAGACAAGTTTGAGCAAGGGGGCACTGTCACAGAAAAAGTGATTGACAAGGTTTGGTCCACAGAATGGTAAGCCAGCTGTCACAATGCTGGGAACAAGAATGATCAAGAAACCACCAACCCATGTTCCCATGAGAAGCTGGAAACAGGCCTTGTTGTTCATTATGGATGCATAGCGTAGTGTGTAGCATACTGCAAGATAGCGGTCAAAGGACATGACCGCCAGGATGAAGAACTCAGTTGAGCCCATGAGGAAATAGAAGAATGACTGGGTAAGGCAGCCCACAAATGAGATTGTCTTCTTCCCTGTGATCAAGTTTACTAACATCTTAGGCATGACAGTGGAGGTGATCATGAGCTCCAGGAATGAGAGATTACTTAAGAAAAAATACATGGGCAATTGCAGCTGGCGGCTGGTCAGTACTAGTATAATGATTGTGATGTTCCCTGCAAGAGTCAGTGCATAAACAAAGACGAAGGTGATGAAGATCAGAATCTCAACAGAGTGAATGCTCTGGAATCCCAGAAGGATGAATTCAGTCACAACAGTGTTATTACTTTTCTCCATATTCTGGTACACCTTACTGTTCCCTAGGGGGGAAAGAGTTAAAAGAATGAAAATAAAGaaaagtgtgagagagagaaagatatttTAGTTCCACATATTAAATATTGCCatgggctgacatgatgcacagcagtcAGACAGCATAAGACAGGATGTAGGGTGAATTATCTAAAAGATGTTATAGATAAAGATGATGTCAAAATGATTATCAGCTTATTAACTGCAGTGAAGATTTCCATATTGGAAAAAGAATATAAATCCTCCATTGATTGCTTTTTAAGGAGATGGGATATAGCTCTGATGACAAAACCTATGTATTATATATAGCAAGAGCTAGAGTCAATCAGATATATGactcactttattttttaaaaattgtcacttTTTATGTCTTTTTGGGATGATAAATTTAGTGATGatgtacatccctactcattGTTTTGTCTAATATGAAATATGAATGTTCCCTTGTTTGGGGTATTTTGGTTATAATTTTGGTTGGAACGGTTAATAATCCAAAGTTTATTTTTCTATTGATCTATGTGATTGTTGATTGGAATTTAGTTGGAaattctctctctattttttaaaaaagaaaattaataaacatattttttaaaagagtgatgCAGGTTTGTAGGAAGCCTCCACCATCCTTGCAGTAATCTGGAGAATACAtagggagtgatttttgctttccttccctccctccaaaagccctttccatttGCAAGAATCTTTTCCTGAGGGCtgactgttggaaattctctgtggtgagagaatccctttctcattatagcagagtgcacagaggcacaacacagcggatttagttaggcatgcgtgtatgctgagagtaaagtaacttggagccaattcatagtttcaaatcaatatataaagtatctattaaggaactccattctagataggaaagtgaggagttaggatctctaatctatctatctagctggatgcagatgaattctgcatcttctctgcacacatggtgcagggagagaggcttgcatgttgcaaactagaaggacaggaagggaagagagagagaggaaggaaattaatccctgagattagcaatctacatatccaaagggatagtgtcagagcagtatgtcttgaccctctagccctctgactcactagtctgtcctccgctgtctgagacaagagacagcgcaaacaccctttaacttccaacatgcaCAACCTTTAACTGCAGATGTCAAGGATggagcctgggaccttccgcacAGAAAGCATGCACTCTTCCAATATGCTATTCCCCAACCTCTGTTTTGAACAGCAATATCACATATCACTTCTGCTGTCAAGTTGTCTAGGAATATGAGATATTGCATCTGTGTGGGTCCCCCCATTTAAACGTACCTCAGTGAAACTTGCTTTCCAGACAGCTTGATTTGAAATGTGATTTTGGAAACATGAGTTCTATTCACTCATAAAAGTACCTGATTTTTTTGGTGCAATGAGAATGGTAGGGAAAAGGAATGCCATCTAAAGTTTTGGGATGCATTTCActagaattttaaaaatgagcaAGACTTgtataagaacatagaaagctgccttatacagcatCAGACcatgagctcagtattgtcaacacagacttctccaaggttgcaggcaggagtctctctcagccctatcttggagatgccagggaaggaacctgggaccttccgcatgccaacatgcagacactcttcccagagtggccccatcccctatcttacagtgctcacatatagtctcccattcaaatgcaaacaaggacagaccctgcatagcaaagaggacattccatgactgctaccacaagaccagcaattcaAACTATGCTTGGAACCAAAATTTCACCAAAGTGACCTTCAAAAGAAAATTTCAAGGTTCTTTGCATCAGTGTATTGACTCGGGCTGAGATTCCGACCTAAGTGCTAGTGCCAGTAGCAAATACAATGTGCCAGTAGCAAATACAAGTTCATgacttgtctgcagggagaaaaTTTCATCAATCTCTTCTTCCCCAGTCCTCTGTATCACCCAAAATAGGTCCTCAAGGGTGACTCTAAGAGACATATTTTCGAGTGACACAAAGAGTTTCTGCGGGAAGGAATGCACACACCCCTGTACAAATTTTCATGTTGAATTAGTCAATCATATCCATAGCACCAGTACATCTCATGAaccaccagtgctttgttagttaggAGGTCAGGCACAGTTTCTGCAATCTCAATATCCCAGTGTCTGTACAACATACAACAAGATGTGGGCATATGTGCTTGTTCATGCATATGTACAATGTCAAGATCTGTCCACCTCAGAAAAGGAATGTGAGGGTAGATCTACATGCAACACCACACACTGTGTTTGTGTCCCTGGCACTCTTGTCCATATGCATGTGCAGAATTACCCACATCGTAACTGTATGGAAAGGTCCACATGTTGCCATTATTCACGATGTAATACAGAGTGACGGGATAATACTGTTAGGAGCACCTGAATCGAGTACTGCACCTGCCAAAATAGCAAGTCTTTACACCCCAAATATTTTAACACCCAATAGCTAAAAATATTGAGAAAAACCTTTGCAATAGAGACCCATCATAATGGTCTGAAATACTGTACTAGGGCAGGGTTTGGTAATGGTATACTCAACCACAAGCTTCTAATAACAAGTGAAGGAAAAGAAGTATCAATTACAGATATCTCTGAAATACCATattaactagctggcccaggcacagagcatctgtgccacta
Coding sequences within it:
- the LOC128331533 gene encoding olfactory receptor 6M1-like, coding for MEKSNNTVVTEFILLGFQSIHSVEILIFITFVFVYALTLAGNITIIILVLTSRQLQLPMYFFLSNLSFLELMITSTVMPKMLVNLITGKKTISFVGCLTQSFFYFLMGSTEFFILAVMSFDRYLAVCYTLRYASIMNNKACFQLLMGTWVGGFLIILVPSIVTAGLPFCGPNLVNHFFCDSAPLLKLVCADTSLAEQVDFGTSCILLLGSLLITVVSYIYIICAVLQLPTAQGRQKAFSTCVSHITVVTLYYGSSIFIYVRPSKGNVLDFNKMGTVLNTMVTPMLNPFIYSLRNEKVKNSLRSVLKKSIGILKK